Proteins co-encoded in one Octopus sinensis linkage group LG6, ASM634580v1, whole genome shotgun sequence genomic window:
- the LOC115213049 gene encoding 14-3-3 protein epsilon: MSDREQMVYKAKLAEQAERYDEMVESMKEVADQGIELSVEERNLLSVAYKNVIGARRASWRIVSSLEQKEEAKGSEQRVNLIRAYREKIEGELQDICNDVLAVLDKKLLTNASTGESRVFYYKMKGDYHRYLAEFATGEERKDAADNSLLAYKAASEYALKDLPPTHPIRLGLALNFSVFYYEIFNTPDRACRLAKCAFDEAIAELDTLSEESYKDSTLIMQLLRDNLTLWTSDMQAEDCEHKAEGQPEGETEEVS, encoded by the exons aaatggtgGAAAGCATGAAAGAGGTGGCCGACCAGGGGATTGAATTATCTGTGGAGGAAAGAAACCTTTTATCAGTTGCATATAAAAATGTGATAGGTGCTCGTCGAGCCTCCTGGAGAATTGTCAGCAGTCTAGAGCAAAAGGAAGAAGCTAAAGGCAGTGAACAGCGAGTAAATTTGATTAGAGCCTACAGAGAAAAG ATTGAAGGTGAACTTCAAGATATTTGCAATGATGTTTTAGCTGTTTTGGATAAGAAACTTTTAACTAATGCTTCAACTGGAGAATCTAGAGTGTTTTATTACAAAAT GAAAGGTGATTACCATCGCTACTTGGCAGAATTTGCCACTGGGGAGGAGAGGAAGGACGCTGCTGACAATAGTTTACTTGCCTACAAGGCGGCAAGTGAATATGCCTTAAAGGACCTACCTCCCACCCACCCGATACGATTAGGCTTGGCACTCAATTTCTCTGTCTTCTATTATGAGATCTTCAATACACCTGACCGTGCTTGTCGATTGGCCAAGTGTGCATTTGATGAAGCAATTGCTGAGCTGGATACGCTGAGTGAAGAGAGCTACAAAGATTCCACCCTTATAATGCAGCTACTGAGAGACAACCTTACTCTCTGGACATCAGATATGCAGGctgaag ATTGTGAACATAAAGCTGAGGGGCAACCAGAAGGTGAGACAGAGGAAGTGTCATAA